The Vibrio ishigakensis genome has a window encoding:
- a CDS encoding FecCD family ABC transporter permease, with protein MNFAQSIKLPTPVLLGVAVVAVYIASVMSVAVGPMDISFSQSLSALLPGIQNSDLPAHVNMIVQQVRLPRTLLAIAIGGILAICGTVMQGLFRNPLADPGIIGVSAGAALGAALAIVVFGSLAQTYPALLMFGTVPVFSFLGGAITTLMVYQLGTSPTGTSVTMMLLAGVAIGALSGAMLGLLNYYADDQALRDLSLWTMGSLAGANFSGVMFGFVVLVILGVLFYRDAANLNALLLGEAEASHLGIDVQKLKRRLILLTAAGVGVTVSLAGMIGFIGLIVPHLGRMIAGPNHKVLIPLATVLGALLLLISDMLSRVLVAPLEIPVGIITAVLGAPFFLWLLLSQKGRI; from the coding sequence ATGAATTTTGCTCAATCTATTAAGCTACCAACGCCTGTGCTATTGGGCGTTGCTGTAGTTGCCGTTTACATCGCCAGCGTCATGTCAGTAGCCGTTGGCCCCATGGATATTAGCTTTTCACAAAGCCTGAGCGCACTGTTACCAGGTATTCAAAACAGTGACCTTCCCGCACATGTAAACATGATCGTTCAGCAGGTGCGCCTGCCACGCACCCTACTTGCTATCGCTATTGGTGGTATCTTGGCCATTTGTGGCACAGTGATGCAGGGCCTATTCCGAAACCCACTTGCTGACCCAGGTATTATTGGTGTCTCTGCCGGTGCTGCGCTTGGTGCAGCTCTGGCAATCGTGGTGTTTGGCTCGCTGGCCCAAACCTACCCAGCGCTTCTCATGTTCGGCACTGTACCTGTGTTCTCTTTCCTAGGTGGCGCTATCACTACCCTGATGGTCTATCAGCTTGGCACATCACCAACTGGCACCTCAGTAACCATGATGCTTCTGGCAGGCGTTGCCATTGGTGCTCTGTCAGGGGCTATGTTGGGACTTTTGAACTACTACGCGGACGATCAAGCCCTGCGCGATCTGTCACTATGGACAATGGGTTCTCTCGCCGGAGCTAACTTCTCGGGTGTAATGTTCGGCTTTGTGGTTCTGGTTATCCTTGGGGTGCTGTTTTATCGCGATGCCGCCAACCTAAACGCACTCTTGCTAGGTGAGGCAGAAGCGAGCCACCTTGGTATCGACGTACAGAAGCTTAAACGTCGTTTGATTCTTCTTACCGCCGCTGGCGTGGGTGTCACCGTTTCGCTAGCGGGAATGATAGGCTTTATCGGCCTTATCGTACCTCACCTAGGTCGTATGATTGCAGGTCCAAACCATAAGGTGCTGATCCCCCTTGCTACCGTATTGGGTGCGCTACTACTTCTGATATCTGACATGCTATCGCGCGTATTGGTTGCTCCACTAGAAATCCCTGTAGGTATCATTACAGCTGTGCTTGGCGCTCCTTTCTTCCTATGGCTACTTCTCTCTCAGAAAGGACGTATCTAA
- a CDS encoding ExbD/TolR family protein, with protein MIKSQSNLFEEEFKPDLTPLLDIIFIVMVFLLLTANISIKTMEVAIPQTEDAEVLNDQDKQVIAVNILASDPKWAIDGKSYSDWDEFTQALLTEVNKTDTASKEKRDLIISPDKAADVESMLKVLAWLQNNNISATNIVMEENK; from the coding sequence ATGATCAAGTCACAATCAAATCTGTTTGAAGAAGAGTTCAAACCTGATCTGACCCCACTACTGGACATCATCTTTATCGTGATGGTGTTCCTACTGCTGACTGCCAATATCAGTATCAAGACCATGGAAGTGGCGATACCTCAGACCGAAGATGCCGAGGTGTTGAACGACCAAGACAAGCAGGTTATTGCGGTGAATATCCTTGCCTCTGACCCTAAATGGGCCATCGATGGCAAAAGCTATTCAGATTGGGATGAGTTTACCCAAGCTCTGCTGACTGAGGTCAATAAGACCGATACAGCTTCAAAAGAAAAACGCGACCTTATCATTTCACCGGATAAAGCCGCAGACGTAGAGTCCATGCTCAAGGTATTAGCATGGCTACAAAACAACAATATCAGCGCTACAAACATCGTTATGGAAGAGAATAAATGA
- a CDS encoding heme ABC transporter ATP-binding protein, with product MNTPYVKCTDISVKIGNKSILDNVNIEFHAGEFTVLLGPNGTGKSTLLKTLSNEMPHSGQHYLFSKPTQDWDKKVLAKQFGVLPQSSSLTFNFTAQEVVELGGLTLEGGQKEITRVAREKMNQTGVLHLADRLYPSLSGGEKQRVHFARVLTQLSATQHNKVLFLDEPTSALDLSHQHNTLKLAKAQAEDGACVVAVLHDLNLAAQYADRIVVLNQGNIVADGSPWEVLTSETIEEVYRWKTQIMAHPTERHPVILSAA from the coding sequence ATGAACACACCTTATGTGAAATGCACCGATATCTCGGTCAAGATAGGTAACAAGTCCATCCTGGATAACGTAAACATAGAATTCCACGCAGGTGAATTTACGGTTCTATTAGGGCCAAATGGCACAGGTAAGAGCACACTTTTAAAGACTTTGAGTAATGAAATGCCCCACTCGGGACAGCATTATCTGTTTAGTAAACCGACTCAGGATTGGGACAAAAAGGTATTAGCAAAGCAGTTTGGCGTTCTTCCTCAATCTAGCTCGCTGACTTTCAACTTCACCGCTCAAGAGGTTGTGGAGTTGGGTGGCCTTACGCTAGAAGGCGGTCAAAAAGAGATTACTCGTGTGGCTCGTGAGAAGATGAACCAGACGGGTGTATTGCACCTAGCAGACAGACTCTACCCTAGTCTTTCTGGCGGTGAGAAACAGCGTGTGCACTTCGCTCGCGTGCTCACACAGTTGAGTGCTACCCAGCACAACAAGGTTTTGTTCTTAGATGAACCAACCTCAGCTCTGGATCTTAGCCACCAGCACAACACCTTGAAACTCGCGAAAGCACAAGCCGAAGATGGCGCTTGCGTGGTTGCGGTATTGCACGATCTGAACCTAGCAGCTCAGTATGCAGATAGAATCGTAGTGCTAAACCAAGGCAATATCGTTGCCGATGGCTCACCGTGGGAGGTTCTAACCTCAGAAACTATTGAAGAAGTGTATCGCTGGAAAACGCAGATAATGGCTCATCCTACGGAGAGACATCCGGTGATTCTTTCGGCGGCTTGA
- a CDS encoding bile acid:sodium symporter family protein produces the protein MSVISKLKKEWFLVGMVVATVLAVFTPDLGKSGGVLHLDTITVFGIALVFFLHGLGLSPKAIMEGVSNWKLHLYVQGATFVAYPILWLVFGHTFLTYMPAALAFGFCYLFVLPSTISSSVAMTAIGKGNLPGAIFNASLSSIIGVFITPLLIQLFMGMEGAEMDLLDSVLSISKMLLLPMVLGQLMRPVLLEWTQKHKSVVNKLDKYVILLIVYSAFCDSIDHGIWSDFSPALLAVSALICLVVLMVMVHGIQWGARKVGFSHQDEVAAVFCGTKKTLAAGIPMAKVIFGHDPNLGMILLPIMLYHPIQIFYCAVLANKYAKVPLEAGEVK, from the coding sequence ATGAGTGTGATAAGTAAATTAAAGAAAGAGTGGTTCTTGGTGGGCATGGTTGTGGCTACGGTGCTGGCCGTGTTTACCCCAGACTTAGGTAAATCTGGTGGGGTACTGCACCTAGATACCATTACTGTATTTGGCATTGCCTTGGTGTTCTTTCTGCATGGTTTGGGGCTTTCTCCGAAGGCGATCATGGAAGGGGTATCAAACTGGAAGCTGCACCTGTATGTTCAAGGGGCTACCTTTGTCGCTTATCCAATCCTGTGGCTAGTGTTTGGTCATACCTTCTTAACCTATATGCCAGCAGCACTGGCGTTTGGTTTCTGCTATCTGTTTGTTCTGCCGAGCACCATATCCTCTTCGGTCGCCATGACCGCAATCGGTAAGGGTAACCTTCCTGGAGCTATCTTTAATGCCTCTCTGTCTAGCATTATAGGTGTGTTCATTACTCCGCTTCTTATTCAGCTATTTATGGGGATGGAAGGGGCAGAGATGGACCTGCTGGACTCGGTTCTGTCTATTTCCAAGATGTTGTTGCTGCCAATGGTTCTGGGGCAGTTGATGCGTCCTGTGCTACTCGAGTGGACACAAAAACATAAGTCGGTTGTGAATAAGCTGGATAAGTACGTGATTCTGCTGATCGTCTATAGCGCTTTCTGTGATTCTATTGACCATGGTATCTGGAGTGATTTCTCACCGGCATTATTAGCCGTTTCTGCCCTGATTTGCTTAGTGGTATTGATGGTAATGGTTCACGGCATTCAGTGGGGCGCACGCAAGGTTGGCTTTAGTCATCAAGATGAAGTGGCAGCGGTGTTCTGCGGCACTAAAAAGACCCTAGCAGCGGGTATTCCTATGGCTAAGGTTATCTTTGGACATGATCCGAACCTTGGGATGATCCTGCTGCCGATCATGCTGTATCACCCGATTCAGATTTTCTACTGTGCTGTGTTGGCGAATAAGTACGCCAAGGTGCCGTTGGAGGCGGGTGAGGTTAAGTAG
- the otnC gene encoding 3-oxo-tetronate 4-phosphate decarboxylase — MTEHEQRLELVALAKSLFERGYATGGAGNISVRLDQNRVLTTPTGSCFGRLDPDTLSVVNMDGEHLTGNRPSKEASFHLEIYKNRAQANAIVHLHSTYLTALSCLEGLDKSNAMKAFTPYYVMRVGRLPVVEYFNPGDSRIGEELGKLAPDFRAYLLANHGPVVTGSDLVDACDNAEELEETAKLYFQLKGSKVAYLSDEDVAYLETRGT; from the coding sequence ATGACGGAACATGAACAAAGACTCGAGCTAGTCGCCTTGGCAAAATCTCTATTTGAGCGTGGCTACGCTACCGGCGGCGCTGGTAATATCTCGGTAAGACTGGACCAAAATCGTGTTTTGACTACACCAACGGGTTCCTGCTTTGGCCGACTCGACCCAGATACTCTATCTGTAGTGAATATGGACGGTGAGCACTTAACCGGAAACAGACCGTCTAAAGAGGCGTCGTTCCATCTGGAGATCTATAAGAATCGCGCACAGGCAAATGCAATTGTGCATTTGCACTCTACCTATCTTACAGCCCTATCTTGTCTTGAGGGTTTGGATAAATCGAACGCAATGAAAGCGTTCACACCTTATTACGTGATGCGAGTGGGTAGGCTCCCTGTGGTGGAATACTTTAATCCAGGGGATTCTCGCATAGGTGAGGAACTAGGGAAGCTAGCGCCTGACTTTAGAGCCTATTTGTTGGCAAATCATGGCCCGGTTGTGACTGGTAGTGATTTGGTAGATGCCTGTGATAATGCAGAAGAGCTAGAAGAAACCGCAAAGCTCTATTTCCAGCTGAAAGGTAGCAAGGTCGCTTATTTGTCAGATGAAGACGTAGCCTATCTTGAAACCAGAGGAACCTGA
- a CDS encoding GNAT family N-acetyltransferase — translation MLSLQRMQEKHREQVLQLEVLPEQVKFVGEIEEILANESEQVLPHVMVDDDQVVGFFLIDLSYPQHYEFASSNSLGLRAYFVGRQFQGKGYGTPGVQHLPSFLDETYNSYDAVYLTVNCKNLAAFQCYLKAGFVDTEELYLGGDAGPQHIMKRAL, via the coding sequence ATGCTGAGTTTGCAAAGGATGCAAGAGAAACACAGGGAGCAGGTGCTCCAGCTAGAAGTTCTTCCTGAGCAGGTGAAGTTTGTCGGTGAAATCGAGGAAATACTGGCAAACGAAAGCGAGCAGGTTTTGCCCCATGTAATGGTCGATGATGATCAGGTGGTCGGCTTTTTTCTAATTGACCTTAGCTACCCACAGCACTATGAATTCGCTTCCAGCAATAGCCTTGGACTTAGAGCTTATTTTGTTGGTAGACAGTTCCAAGGCAAGGGATATGGCACTCCAGGTGTTCAGCATCTGCCGAGCTTTTTGGATGAAACCTATAACAGCTATGATGCGGTATATCTAACCGTGAACTGTAAGAATCTAGCCGCGTTTCAATGCTACCTAAAGGCGGGTTTTGTGGATACGGAGGAATTGTATCTTGGTGGCGATGCGGGCCCGCAACATATTATGAAGCGAGCCCTGTAG
- a CDS encoding YtoQ family protein, producing MAFNVYLSGEIHTDWRQQIIFGCEELGLDINFTSAVTNHEASDAAGDGLGAETDSFWRDHKSAKVNAIRIQNAIKNCDMAVIRFGEKYRQWNAAFDAGYCAALGKPYITLHDEAIVHPLKEVDASAQAWATTPQQVVEILEYLLAQA from the coding sequence ATGGCATTTAACGTTTATCTTTCTGGTGAGATTCATACCGATTGGCGTCAGCAGATTATCTTTGGCTGTGAAGAGCTTGGCTTGGACATCAACTTCACTTCAGCGGTTACCAACCACGAGGCCAGTGATGCTGCAGGTGACGGTTTAGGCGCTGAAACCGACTCGTTCTGGCGTGATCATAAATCGGCGAAGGTAAATGCGATACGTATCCAAAATGCCATAAAGAACTGCGACATGGCGGTGATTCGATTCGGTGAAAAATATCGCCAGTGGAATGCGGCCTTCGATGCAGGCTACTGCGCAGCTCTTGGTAAGCCTTATATCACACTGCATGACGAAGCCATTGTCCACCCTCTAAAAGAGGTGGATGCTTCGGCTCAAGCGTGGGCAACTACGCCACAGCAGGTGGTGGAGATCCTAGAATACTTGCTCGCTCAGGCATAA
- a CDS encoding heme/hemin ABC transporter substrate-binding protein, producing MKRLLLLIAASAVAFTTFADTSSDAKENRIISVGSSITELFYALDAKEQLVAIDVTSRHFDKSGEMPQVGYHRQLSAEGLMAQSPTHVIGSHEMGPESTLKLLKSAGIKVVTVPSGDSEADLAARIDAIAKITHREEKAAELKDKLHQQIETLSNQKHNNHPKAIFAMLSEGRPATIAGSETTIDKIIQLAGGANPANKDFSSYKSMSFEAIVNIQPEYILVAQRSWDALGGREGIIEKFPLLAATPAATNDKIIPVPSSAIIGGFGIESVELSQSLYQTFERN from the coding sequence ATGAAACGACTTCTGCTACTTATTGCCGCCTCAGCGGTAGCCTTTACCACTTTTGCAGATACCTCCTCTGACGCAAAAGAGAATCGAATCATCAGCGTCGGTTCAAGTATCACAGAACTGTTCTATGCATTGGATGCGAAAGAGCAATTGGTGGCTATCGATGTGACCAGTCGTCACTTTGATAAAAGTGGTGAGATGCCACAAGTGGGTTACCACCGTCAGTTATCTGCCGAGGGTCTGATGGCTCAGAGCCCAACCCATGTCATTGGCTCTCACGAGATGGGCCCTGAATCCACACTTAAGCTTTTAAAATCGGCGGGTATCAAGGTAGTTACTGTGCCATCGGGTGACAGTGAAGCCGATCTAGCGGCGCGCATCGATGCCATCGCTAAGATCACCCATAGAGAAGAAAAGGCTGCTGAGCTTAAAGACAAGCTCCACCAGCAGATTGAGACACTCTCTAATCAAAAGCACAACAATCATCCCAAGGCTATCTTTGCCATGCTAAGTGAAGGCCGACCTGCCACTATCGCAGGCTCAGAGACCACAATAGACAAAATCATCCAATTAGCAGGCGGGGCGAACCCAGCAAACAAAGACTTCAGCTCTTATAAGTCAATGTCTTTTGAAGCCATAGTGAATATCCAACCGGAATATATCTTGGTCGCGCAACGCTCTTGGGATGCACTAGGTGGCCGCGAAGGAATCATAGAGAAGTTTCCTTTGCTAGCCGCAACACCTGCGGCAACCAACGACAAGATCATTCCAGTACCTAGTAGTGCCATCATCGGTGGATTTGGTATTGAGAGTGTCGAACTAAGCCAGTCTCTATACCAAACATTTGAGCGTAACTAA
- a CDS encoding helix-turn-helix domain-containing protein, translated as MEFTERDRTALYDTWMSQKAKMRLTQMEISRKLGVTQAEFGELLRGRAVLTYPFVTRFCELLKVDPAYAIPAMRANVVVENSSVTLCSRMTVDGDIRNVYVEGNQVVVEYEHRIC; from the coding sequence ATGGAGTTTACCGAAAGAGATCGCACCGCCCTCTATGACACATGGATGTCACAAAAGGCGAAGATGCGCTTAACCCAGATGGAAATATCACGCAAACTAGGCGTTACCCAAGCTGAATTTGGCGAGCTTCTTCGCGGCCGAGCAGTACTCACCTATCCATTTGTTACCCGTTTTTGTGAGTTGCTCAAGGTTGACCCTGCTTACGCCATTCCTGCGATGCGTGCCAATGTAGTTGTTGAGAACAGTAGCGTGACTCTGTGCTCTCGAATGACAGTGGATGGCGATATTCGCAATGTCTACGTGGAAGGCAATCAGGTTGTGGTGGAGTACGAACACAGAATCTGCTAA
- the otnK gene encoding 3-oxo-tetronate kinase: MKIGVIADDFTGATDAASFIVKGGLSAIQLSGIQESAKGIDADALVVSLKSRSCEVNKAIEDSIKACDWLLEEGCELIYFKYCSTFDSTEKGNIGPVVEALKSHLSQRSVLLCPALPVNGRTVYQGHLFVFDKLLSDSGMRNHPITPMRDSNLLNVIESQSEGNAGLVSLQDIAKGGISEKLAELELEGKELIICDSVSDSDLDRLAQIAQYQRLVSGGSGLIGAIAKLVSGKGASFEEQNQVQDQRKGVVLSGSCSEMTNQQVSVYKKLAPSLKLDVGRCLQDGAYLEEVMIWIVSHSNQAYFPMVYATVSPDELSTIQSKYGDKASIGVENLFHELVKKLYSMGFNTFISAGGESSGTITQALSIESFRVGKEIAPGVPWMSSLDGEVRLALKSGNFGDAQFFERAQELLL, from the coding sequence ATGAAAATAGGAGTTATCGCTGACGATTTTACTGGGGCGACTGATGCTGCAAGCTTTATCGTCAAGGGAGGCTTGAGTGCAATTCAGCTCTCAGGTATCCAAGAATCTGCAAAGGGTATTGATGCTGATGCCCTGGTGGTGAGCTTGAAATCTCGCTCTTGTGAGGTGAACAAAGCCATCGAGGATTCCATCAAGGCTTGTGATTGGCTCTTAGAAGAGGGGTGTGAGCTTATCTACTTCAAGTATTGCTCAACCTTCGATAGTACTGAAAAGGGCAATATTGGGCCTGTGGTAGAGGCACTAAAATCACACCTGTCTCAGCGCAGTGTGTTGCTCTGCCCCGCGTTGCCTGTTAATGGTAGGACTGTGTATCAAGGACACTTGTTTGTGTTTGACAAGTTGCTCTCAGATTCTGGAATGCGCAATCACCCTATTACTCCAATGAGAGACTCGAATCTGCTGAACGTTATCGAGTCTCAGTCTGAGGGTAATGCGGGTCTGGTGAGCCTTCAGGACATAGCTAAAGGTGGTATCTCAGAGAAACTGGCAGAACTGGAGCTAGAAGGTAAAGAACTCATCATCTGTGACAGTGTCAGTGACAGCGACCTTGATAGGTTGGCGCAGATAGCTCAATACCAAAGGCTAGTTTCAGGTGGTTCAGGCCTAATAGGCGCCATAGCCAAGTTGGTTTCTGGCAAAGGCGCATCTTTTGAAGAGCAAAATCAGGTGCAGGATCAACGAAAGGGTGTGGTGCTATCCGGCTCATGCTCTGAGATGACCAATCAGCAGGTCAGTGTCTACAAGAAACTCGCACCTAGCTTGAAGCTGGATGTAGGTCGATGCTTGCAGGATGGCGCTTATCTGGAGGAAGTTATGATCTGGATTGTAAGTCACAGCAACCAAGCTTATTTCCCAATGGTGTACGCCACTGTGAGCCCAGATGAGCTTTCGACTATTCAGTCCAAGTACGGTGATAAGGCATCAATCGGTGTAGAGAACTTGTTCCATGAGCTTGTGAAAAAGCTGTATAGCATGGGTTTTAATACCTTTATTAGCGCTGGTGGAGAGAGCTCTGGAACCATTACTCAAGCCTTGAGTATTGAGAGCTTTAGGGTTGGCAAAGAGATCGCACCAGGGGTCCCTTGGATGTCGAGCTTAGATGGCGAGGTAAGACTCGCACTTAAATCTGGTAATTTTGGAGATGCTCAGTTCTTTGAGCGTGCACAGGAGTTATTGCTATGA
- a CDS encoding calcium/sodium antiporter: protein MTLAFIAIFIGLMLLVWSAERFVDGAAATATHAGMSPLLIGMLVVGFGTSAPEMVVSAMAAIDGNPELALGNALGSNIVNTGLILGVTALIAPIMVQSVIVKKELPLLLVISLLLGVQLLDGSLTRFEAAILLVGFISLIIWSIYTGTKQNDSQESQQRADLSLTTAIIWLVTGLILLVISSRILVWGAVTIAQSLGVSDLVIGLTVVALGTSLPELAASVVAARKGEHDIAIGNIVGSNMFNILAVVGIAGMVSPISEMSAEVLSRDWPVMLSMTLALFFMAFGFGRQGRINRLEGAGLLLAYSIYTGYLIFSI, encoded by the coding sequence ATGACATTGGCATTTATCGCTATCTTTATTGGACTGATGCTTTTGGTATGGAGTGCTGAACGATTCGTTGACGGAGCTGCTGCAACAGCAACTCACGCTGGTATGTCGCCACTTTTGATCGGTATGCTGGTAGTTGGCTTTGGTACCTCAGCTCCAGAGATGGTGGTGTCAGCAATGGCGGCAATCGATGGCAATCCTGAGCTGGCTCTGGGCAATGCTCTTGGTTCTAACATAGTGAACACAGGTCTAATTCTGGGTGTTACGGCTTTGATTGCGCCTATTATGGTTCAGTCCGTGATCGTGAAAAAAGAACTGCCACTGCTACTCGTGATAAGCCTACTCCTGGGGGTTCAGCTACTGGATGGAAGCCTAACTCGCTTTGAAGCGGCTATCTTGCTTGTTGGTTTCATAAGCCTGATCATCTGGAGTATTTACACCGGAACCAAACAAAACGACTCACAAGAGTCACAGCAAAGAGCTGATCTAAGCCTAACAACCGCAATCATCTGGTTGGTAACTGGTTTGATTCTGCTTGTGATCAGCTCACGCATCCTTGTGTGGGGAGCGGTGACCATAGCGCAATCTCTAGGTGTCAGTGACCTAGTGATAGGCCTTACCGTGGTTGCTCTAGGCACCTCACTGCCTGAATTAGCTGCGTCAGTTGTAGCAGCTCGCAAGGGAGAGCACGATATTGCAATAGGCAACATAGTCGGCTCGAATATGTTTAATATTCTTGCTGTAGTGGGTATTGCTGGCATGGTATCGCCAATCTCGGAGATGTCAGCAGAAGTGCTGTCACGAGACTGGCCTGTGATGCTGAGTATGACTCTAGCTCTATTCTTTATGGCGTTTGGATTTGGCCGTCAGGGTCGCATCAATCGCCTAGAGGGCGCTGGCCTACTGCTCGCTTACTCTATCTATACCGGCTATTTGATCTTCTCAATCTAA
- a CDS encoding VOC family protein, translating into MRPLEILGLDHVVLRTTDLERMLLFYRDILGCPLERQLVEEGLTQLRAGNALIDLVEVDSRLGRLGGKPPQQSGRNVDHFCLQVKAVEVDVLVAYLKEQDVELLLDAVRYGATGYGWSLYVHDPERNVVELKPVGNPIGNPVGD; encoded by the coding sequence ATGAGACCTTTAGAGATACTTGGCTTGGACCATGTGGTGCTTAGAACCACAGACCTTGAACGCATGTTGCTGTTTTATCGAGATATATTAGGTTGCCCTCTTGAGAGACAGCTAGTTGAAGAGGGGCTCACTCAGCTCAGAGCAGGCAATGCCCTTATCGATCTTGTAGAAGTGGACAGTAGATTAGGTCGATTAGGCGGCAAACCGCCGCAACAAAGTGGTCGCAATGTGGATCATTTTTGCCTTCAGGTGAAGGCGGTAGAGGTTGATGTGCTGGTTGCCTATTTGAAAGAGCAGGATGTCGAACTATTGCTCGATGCGGTGCGTTATGGCGCCACTGGCTACGGTTGGTCTTTGTATGTTCATGACCCAGAGAGAAACGTCGTAGAGCTTAAGCCTGTCGGGAATCCCATTGGAAACCCAGTCGGCGATTAA
- a CDS encoding MotA/TolQ/ExbB proton channel family protein, translated as MQTIITLHSQLGMMTVPLTLLSLLTLMLLIERTVYMLVNGRTHTTQILNRVHRIDFGNCAQVERFIAEDLQGKTIIYQAMRMLIGHRTFTKELREEAVSIWLFKKRQQYKSGIRILSIIGVISPLIGLLGTVLGLIDMFKGLAHTSGSISPAVLADGLGLAMSTTAVGLLIALPAITGAQLLGMWVEKTLSKIEYTLNHSNLHIEGISIECPEESKSCNEATLLNQEHA; from the coding sequence ATGCAAACCATAATCACACTTCACAGCCAACTTGGAATGATGACAGTTCCGCTTACACTCCTGTCATTATTGACTCTGATGCTCTTGATTGAACGCACCGTATATATGTTGGTTAACGGTCGTACTCATACCACACAGATCCTAAATAGAGTTCACCGCATTGATTTTGGTAATTGTGCTCAAGTTGAGCGCTTCATTGCTGAAGACTTGCAAGGTAAAACCATCATCTATCAAGCAATGCGTATGCTCATTGGCCACCGCACTTTCACCAAAGAGTTGCGCGAAGAAGCGGTTAGCATCTGGCTATTCAAAAAACGTCAGCAATACAAATCTGGTATCCGTATCCTGTCTATTATCGGTGTGATCAGCCCGCTGATCGGTCTTCTTGGTACAGTGCTTGGCCTAATCGATATGTTTAAGGGATTGGCGCATACCTCGGGCTCTATCTCCCCAGCTGTACTCGCTGATGGTCTGGGTCTTGCAATGTCTACTACGGCTGTGGGTCTATTGATTGCCCTTCCCGCTATTACCGGCGCTCAACTGCTAGGTATGTGGGTAGAAAAAACCCTATCCAAGATCGAGTACACACTAAACCACAGCAATCTTCACATCGAAGGCATCTCAATCGAGTGTCCAGAAGAGTCTAAGTCTTGCAATGAAGCGACCCTGCTCAATCAGGAGCACGCATGA
- a CDS encoding N-acetyltransferase, translating to MYFRTYTPADKDQLISILKSNCPKYFRIEDKDDLIYFLDNFADDNYLVAVEGDTIIGCGGHYTKADCHGIAWVMFKYGSLGSSRLFEVADAFYAEIESRLLSEKTGFDIVINTTQLMQKFFSRYGFHTTSVVKDGFGEGLDECCMVKPTKD from the coding sequence ATGTATTTTCGAACCTACACTCCTGCTGACAAAGACCAGCTTATTTCCATTCTTAAGTCCAACTGCCCTAAGTATTTTCGTATCGAAGACAAAGATGACCTTATCTATTTTTTAGATAATTTTGCTGATGACAACTACCTAGTTGCCGTAGAGGGCGACACTATTATTGGTTGCGGCGGTCATTACACTAAAGCCGATTGCCACGGTATTGCATGGGTGATGTTCAAGTATGGGTCGCTTGGGTCATCAAGATTATTTGAAGTGGCTGATGCCTTTTATGCTGAAATAGAATCTCGTCTACTTTCTGAGAAAACGGGTTTTGATATAGTGATTAACACCACTCAGCTGATGCAAAAATTCTTCTCACGCTATGGGTTTCACACCACTTCCGTTGTGAAAGACGGGTTTGGTGAGGGATTAGATGAGTGTTGTATGGTGAAACCAACTAAGGACTAG
- a CDS encoding GNAT family N-acetyltransferase yields the protein MSVICETERLVIRQFKLTDADFIIELLNQESFIRFIGDKQVRSIQDAEYYLTKGPIASYTQYGFGLNLVTLKESGTPIGMCGILKRDELDEPDLGYAFLPEYWGKGLAKEASIEVLNQEMARHNLETVLAITLPDNPGSNALLKSLGFRYSGVFEIYNSDNNLYRFGK from the coding sequence TTGAGCGTTATCTGCGAAACCGAACGCCTTGTGATAAGGCAGTTTAAGCTGACCGATGCTGATTTCATTATCGAACTTCTAAACCAAGAGTCCTTTATTCGATTCATTGGCGATAAGCAGGTAAGAAGCATCCAAGATGCGGAGTATTACCTGACCAAGGGGCCGATAGCGAGCTATACCCAATATGGTTTTGGATTGAATTTGGTTACGCTGAAAGAGAGCGGCACGCCGATTGGTATGTGCGGCATTTTAAAGCGTGATGAGCTCGATGAGCCGGATCTAGGTTATGCCTTTCTGCCTGAATATTGGGGGAAAGGGCTAGCTAAAGAAGCGTCGATAGAAGTGCTTAATCAGGAAATGGCTAGACATAATCTTGAGACAGTTTTAGCTATCACATTGCCAGACAACCCAGGCTCAAACGCCTTACTAAAGAGTCTTGGATTTAGGTACAGCGGCGTGTTTGAGATATATAATTCAGACAACAATCTGTATCGCTTCGGTAAATAG